A stretch of the Psychroserpens sp. Hel_I_66 genome encodes the following:
- a CDS encoding ArsR/SmtB family transcription factor produces MSLEITCTRNEADKKQISRCKETIENSSDSLNAISKVLSLAGSEVRLKILFLLNIENELCPCDIADILEMSVPAVSQHIRKMKDAGIITSRREGQTLYYSLVKSEDNVLNGIFNSISTRKKTA; encoded by the coding sequence ATGAGCTTGGAAATAACTTGTACACGGAACGAAGCAGACAAGAAGCAAATATCGAGATGCAAGGAAACCATAGAGAATTCTTCGGACAGCCTTAATGCAATAAGCAAAGTTTTGTCTCTCGCGGGAAGCGAGGTGCGGCTGAAAATCCTATTCCTATTGAACATAGAGAATGAGCTGTGCCCTTGCGATATTGCAGACATTCTTGAAATGAGTGTTCCTGCCGTATCCCAACATATCCGTAAAATGAAGGATGCAGGAATTATTACATCGAGACGTGAAGGGCAAACATTATATTATTCGCTGGTAAAGAGTGAGGACAATGTTTTAAATGGAATTTTCAATTCGATTTCGACAAGAAAGAAAACAGCCTAG
- a CDS encoding dihydrolipoyl dehydrogenase family protein, with the protein MKKYDVFIIGSGMAGMTIANKCASKGLSVGITDELPYGGTCALRGCDPKKVIIGATEVRDFAKRLQGKGIDTIPNINWKDIMSFKQTFVDEMPRKIEKGYKKNGIDTFHSSATFRNENTLSVGNETIQADKVVIASGSNPKVLDFEGGQLAKTSTDFLNLKELPQSLLFIGGGYIAFEFAHIAARSGAEVTIVHRGKRPLENFDKDIVKHLVDATRNLEIKIVLETEVSKIESKDGHYITTGISNGNETTYKAAAVFNSAGRPPAIFDLELEKAGISFSEKGIEVNEYLQSTTNANIYAAGDAADSRGLPLTPVAVLEGHVVASNIIKGNKKKVSYPPMPSVVFTLPTMATVGLLEDEAKEKGYDINVNFEKVNNWFNARRSNVDEYAFKTIIDKNNNTILGAHLIGPHCEETINLFAMAIKTKMTISDLRTMIFSYPTMASDLTYML; encoded by the coding sequence ATGAAAAAATATGATGTTTTCATAATCGGCTCGGGTATGGCCGGTATGACAATCGCCAATAAATGTGCCTCAAAAGGTCTTTCGGTCGGCATAACCGATGAACTACCTTATGGTGGCACCTGTGCCCTACGAGGCTGTGACCCAAAAAAAGTGATTATCGGTGCCACGGAAGTGCGCGACTTCGCTAAAAGGCTTCAAGGGAAAGGCATTGATACCATTCCGAATATCAACTGGAAGGATATAATGTCGTTCAAACAGACCTTTGTCGATGAAATGCCGAGGAAAATAGAAAAGGGGTATAAGAAGAACGGCATCGACACCTTTCACAGTTCCGCTACGTTTAGAAATGAAAATACCTTAAGTGTAGGTAACGAGACCATTCAAGCTGATAAAGTTGTAATTGCGTCAGGTTCAAACCCAAAAGTTTTAGATTTTGAAGGCGGACAGCTTGCGAAAACGAGTACGGATTTTCTAAACCTTAAGGAATTACCACAATCCCTTCTTTTCATCGGTGGTGGATATATCGCCTTTGAATTCGCCCATATTGCCGCACGTTCCGGTGCCGAGGTAACAATAGTACATCGAGGCAAGCGTCCATTGGAAAACTTTGACAAGGATATTGTAAAACATTTGGTCGATGCCACACGTAATTTAGAGATTAAGATTGTTCTGGAAACTGAAGTTTCTAAAATTGAAAGTAAAGATGGCCACTACATAACCACAGGAATTTCAAACGGAAACGAAACTACCTACAAAGCGGCAGCGGTATTTAATTCCGCTGGTCGTCCCCCAGCCATTTTTGATTTAGAATTGGAAAAAGCAGGTATATCCTTCTCAGAAAAGGGCATAGAGGTCAACGAATACCTTCAGAGCACAACTAACGCGAACATATATGCAGCAGGCGATGCAGCGGACTCAAGAGGATTGCCCCTAACACCCGTAGCTGTTTTGGAAGGACACGTCGTAGCTTCAAATATCATTAAAGGAAATAAGAAAAAAGTCAGTTATCCCCCAATGCCTTCCGTGGTTTTCACTTTGCCCACTATGGCAACTGTTGGCCTATTGGAAGATGAAGCCAAAGAAAAGGGATATGATATCAATGTCAATTTTGAAAAAGTGAATAATTGGTTTAACGCAAGGCGTTCAAACGTGGATGAATATGCCTTTAAAACAATCATCGATAAAAATAACAACACCATTTTGGGTGCGCATCTTATTGGTCCTCATTGTGAAGAAACCATCAATCTTTTCGCAATGGCGATAAAGACCAAGATGACCATAAGCGATTTGCGAACAATGATATTTTCATATCCTACAATGGCATCTGACCTAACCTATATGCTCTAA
- the merTP gene encoding mercuric transport protein MerTP: MTPNKTSNTAAYTGIFTAVVASVCCITPVLALIAGTSGIASTFSWVEPFRPYLIGLTIIVLVFAWYQKLRPKTQEEIDCACEDDAKPTFWQSKRFLFIVTVFAGLMLAFPYYSNLFYEQRTKDIVYVSQSNIEKHTFDVEGMTCAGCEAHVESEVNKLDGIISVKASYENANTIVEFDKTKTDLPAIRKAIEKTGYKVVENTTKENNR, translated from the coding sequence ATGACACCGAATAAAACCTCAAACACCGCCGCCTATACTGGCATTTTTACCGCAGTTGTAGCATCAGTATGTTGTATTACGCCTGTTTTGGCACTAATTGCCGGAACAAGCGGAATTGCATCAACATTCTCTTGGGTCGAGCCATTTAGACCCTATCTTATTGGCCTGACCATTATTGTTTTGGTCTTTGCCTGGTACCAGAAACTACGGCCGAAAACTCAGGAAGAAATTGATTGCGCCTGTGAAGATGATGCAAAACCTACGTTTTGGCAATCCAAACGGTTTTTGTTCATCGTAACCGTATTTGCTGGATTGATGTTGGCTTTCCCATATTATTCCAACCTATTTTACGAACAGCGCACCAAGGATATCGTTTATGTCTCACAATCCAATATCGAAAAGCACACTTTTGATGTTGAGGGAATGACCTGTGCAGGTTGTGAGGCACACGTAGAAAGCGAAGTCAATAAGTTGGACGGAATTATTTCTGTCAAAGCCAGCTACGAAAATGCCAACACCATAGTGGAATTTGATAAGACTAAGACCGATTTGCCCGCAATCCGAAAAGCCATAGAGAAAACAGGATACAAAGTAGTCGAGAATACCACCAAAGAAAATAATAGATGA
- a CDS encoding GDCCVxC domain-containing (seleno)protein, which translates to METTELKSTVTCPECGHKKEEEMPTTACQFFYECDNCKQILKPKEGDCCVFCSYGTVACPPIQEGSKCC; encoded by the coding sequence ATGGAAACTACAGAATTAAAATCTACGGTTACCTGTCCTGAATGTGGCCATAAAAAAGAAGAAGAAATGCCAACCACGGCCTGTCAATTCTTTTATGAATGTGACAATTGCAAACAAATACTCAAGCCAAAAGAAGGGGATTGTTGTGTATTCTGTTCTTATGGTACTGTGGCTTGTCCACCTATTCAGGAAGGTTCAAAATGTTGCTAA